From a single Natronorubrum tibetense GA33 genomic region:
- a CDS encoding DUF7576 family protein, whose protein sequence is MDDQYAGPPRPSSHHRVDEPTACCTCGSEIGPDERRLTWRVRDGDDRFRYHYCSEDCLPTPDIELG, encoded by the coding sequence ATGGACGACCAGTACGCCGGACCGCCTCGTCCATCGAGCCACCACCGGGTCGACGAGCCGACCGCGTGTTGTACCTGCGGATCCGAGATCGGACCGGACGAACGCCGCCTGACGTGGCGGGTCCGCGACGGCGACGACCGTTTTCGGTACCACTACTGCAGCGAGGACTGTCTCCCGACCCCCGATATCGAACTGGGATAG